One genomic window of Cydia pomonella isolate Wapato2018A chromosome 6, ilCydPomo1, whole genome shotgun sequence includes the following:
- the LOC133518761 gene encoding lipase 1-like — protein MVLLKGCDIMLILTLKSMLLSDAEQLQKEDRTVPSIDNITIISPNQTEHNQTIVPSKLAFRRPPTSFDVQTSDGYLLKIFRISSEFINGDTEYCPVLLVHGMYQSSDRFLKQKQDQNLAYKLQDLGYDVWLFNARGNKYSRRHVNLDPEKNASIFSNYSFEEIGYFDLAATVDFILPTTGFKKLHYISYGLGGTFFLVLNSLLPSYNVKFDRAFLMAPIAYSGRMPNTALKKQLLLHEKLYTDLKKAEVYELFPYYDDEDNVQFTSSMCLGLKKYEIICNKMQIHKIMDLNATNNRKEATRAGSIKTLIHFAQNVEKKVFRRFDYVDNKLIYGYRGHPPEYSLQAVTVRTVIIFAPTDEMIDEDDIYELASNMTNAKLRKVERPEFKHDDFIAGEEVMHDVYNSIIEDLPE, from the exons ATGGTGTTGCTAAAGGGCTGtgacataatgttaatattgacACTGAAAAGTATGTTATTGTCTGACGCAGAACAATTACAGAAGGAAGACCGTACTGTCCCTAGTATAGATAATATTACAATTATCTCGCCTAATCAGACTGAACACAATCAAACT ATTGTACCATCAAAACTCGCCTTTAGAAGGCCCCCCACTTCATTTGACGTACAGACGAGTGATGGTTACTTACTGAAGATATTTAGAATATCCTCTGAATTTATCAATGGAGACACAGAATATTGTCCAGTGCTACTTGTTCACGGGATGTACCAGTCTTCGGACAGATTTCTTAAACAAAAACAGGATCAGAATTTAG CTTACAAACTGCAGGATCTCGGATACGATGTGTGGCTGTTTAACGCTCGTGGCAACAAATATAGCCGAAGACACGTCAATTTAGACCCAGAAAAAAATGCCTCCATATTTTCCAACTATTCATTCGAAGAAATTGGCTATTTTGACCTCGCTGCCACAGTGGACTTCATACTCCCTACGACTGGATTCAAGAAATTGCATTATATTAGTTATGGCTTGGGTGGAACTTTCTTTTTAGTCTTAAATTCTTTATTGCCGTCGTACAATGTTAAATTTGATAGGGCGTTTCTAATGGCTCCGATTGCTTATAGCGGTCGCATGCCTAACACCGCTCTTAAAAAGCAGTTGCTTCTTCACGAAAAACTTTAC ACCGATCTTAAGAAAGCAGAAGTTTATGAATTATTTCCATATTACGATGATGAGGACAACGTGCAATTTACCTCATCAATGTGCTTGGGTTTGaaaaagtatgaaattatttgcaataaaatgcAAATTCATAAGATCATG GATCTAAATGCTACCAATAATCGTAAAGAAGCTACGAGAGCCGGTTCTATCAAGACTTTAATTCATTTTGCACAAAACGTCGAAAAGAAAGTATTTCGCCGTTTTGATTACGTAGATAATAAACTAATCTACGGGTATAGAGGACATCCTCCTGAATATAGTTTACAGGCTGTTACTGTTCgtactgtaataatatttgCCCCAACCGACGAGATGATCGACGAAGATGACATTTATGAATTGGCATCGAATATGACTAATGCTAAACTCAGGAAAGTGGAGAGACCGGAATTTAAACACGATGACTTTATCGCTGGGGAAGAAGTAATGCATGACGTTTACAACAGCATTATAGAAGATTTGCCGGAGTAA
- the LOC133518765 gene encoding uncharacterized protein LOC133518765 — MLLKCCFILIIILKIISCDDLKPETKTTNIKKLLDSMNNPLTNRIQLTNNTGRYLNEYNVVTNDQYILRIFRLTYENYKVTFEKYPVLLVHGLFQSSDRFLQQRENQSLAFKLQDFGYDVWLANFRGNKYSRSHTSFGPETKYKAIFFNYTYEEIALHDIAATVDFIVDNTKQEKIHYIGYSLGGTSFLVLNAMNPEYNNKFDTAHLLAPIGYQNYFPNKDLENEASRCDEIYEELLNVSTLEIFPYEPANKDILFSAEQCLGNDTYRNICNLLKINEAMDIQSQGNKINETRGGSIKQLVHLAQNVKSKSFSRWDYGEKENEDHYGTKEPPKYNLSLITVETKIFFAPNDEYVSPKDIADMAANMVNATTREIGKNGIDDMPTNISNATSREVHGKYNTDMPTNMSNAALGDLRREDDLTTDIDKTTTRKLGAKATTGMPTGIGNPTSRKVEIEDVTGITTDIVDARTTEVGRRGITDMPTNMSNTTSREVERGEITSMTTDNGYATTTEVDREGITDIPTDMGNATSRNVEIEEVTSVTSIGDAATRKIGRAGIADMPTHTSNVILREVKKENVTGMTTDVGWNEGRRDFKHKDFIDAPDVMQLVYDKIIIDLEKRSKHKVSVGRQNIIKLSDDMNSTKTTETEDDQVKEKLRKTNWLIVALIPGLILLSLLFFICFVRSIDFNCHMEL; from the exons ATGCTGCTAAAATGTTGTTTCATTTTGATCATTattcttaaaattatttcatgtGACGACCTAAAGCCCGAGACAAAAACGACAAATATCAAGAAACTTTTAGATAGTATGAAC AATCCACTGACAAACAGAATCCAACTTACCAATAATACAGGAAGGTACCTTAATGAATACAACGTTGTAACCAATGATCAGTACATATTAAGAATATTTAGGCTGacttatgaaaattataaagtAACGTTTGAAAAGTACCCGGTGTTACTGGTACACGGTTTGTTTCAATCTTCGGACAGGTTTCTGCAGCAACGGGAAAATCAGTCTTTGG CCTTCAAACTTCAAGATTTCGGATATGATGTGTGGCTAGCTAACTTCCGAGGCAACAAATATAGCCGAAGTCACACATCCTTCGGACCAGAAACAAAATATAAAGCAATTTTTTTCAACTACACTTACGAGGAAATCGCTCTACACGACATTGCTGCTACTGTAGATTTCATTGTCGACAATACTAAGCaggaaaaaatacattacattgGCTATTCATTGGGAGGCACCAGCTTTTTAGTACTTAATGCTATGAATCCtgaatacaataataaatttgaCACAGCGCATCTCTTGGCTCCAATTGGGTACCAAAACTACTTCCCTAATAAAGATCTCGAGAATGAGGCTAGTCGCTGTGACGaaatatat GAAGAACTTTTAAATGTTAGCACCCTGGAAATATTCCCATATGAGCCTGCAAATAAAGATATTCTCTTTTCGGCAGAACAATGCCTTGGCAATGATACTTATCGAAATATATGCAActtattgaaaattaatgaagCAATG GACATACAAAGTCAaggcaataaaataaatgaaacgaGGGGTGGATCTATCAAACAGTTAGTTCATTTAGCACAAAATGTAAAATCTAAAAGTTTCAGTCGATGGGATTACGGGGAAAAGGAAAATGAAGATCATTATGGAACAAAAGAACctcctaaatataatttaagtcTTATTACTGTTGAAACTAAGATATTCTTTGCACCAAACGATGAGTATGTGAGCCCAAAAGATATTGCTGACATGGCAGCGAATATGGTTAATGCTACAACAAGAGAAATAGGTAAGAATGGTATTGATGATATGCCTACGAACATAAGTAATGCTACATCAAGAGAAGTACATGGGAAATATAATACTGATATGCCCACGAATATGAGTAATGCTGCATTAGGAGATTTAAGAAGGGAAGACGATTTGACTACAGATATAGATAAAACTACAACAAGAAAATTAGGTGCGAAAGCTACTACTGGTATGCCTACAGGTATAGGTAATCCTACATCAAGAAAAGTAGAAATTGAAGATGTTACTGGTATTACTACAGATATAGTTGACGCTAGAACAACAGAAGTAGGCAGGAGAGGTATTACTGATATGCCTACTAATATGAGTAATACTACATCGAGAGAAGTAGAAAGAGGAGAAATTACTAGTATGACTACGGATAATGGTTACGCTACAACAACAGAAGTAGATCGGGAAGGTATTACTGATATTCCTACAGATATGGGTAATGCTACATCACGAAACGTAGAAATTGAAGAGGTTACTAGTGTGACTAGTATAGGTGACGCTGCAACGAGAAAAATAGGCAGGGCAGGTATTGCGGATATGCCTACGCATACGAGCAATGTTATATTAAGAGAAGTGAAAAAGGAAAATGTTACCGGTATGACGACAGATGTAGGATGGAATGAAGGAAGAAGAGATTTTAAACACAAAGACTTCATTGATGCTCCAGACGTGATGCAACTTGTGtatgataaaattattattgatttggagaa GAGGTCTAAACACAAAGTTTCAGTTGGAAggcaaaatataattaaattaagcgATGACATGAACAGCACGAAGACGACAGAAACAGAAGATGACCAAGTCAAGGAAAAATTACGGAAAACAAACTGGTTGATAGTAGCTTTGATTCCAGGCCTCATTCTCTTGTCACTATTATTTTTCATATGTTTTGTAAGATCAATTGATTTCAATTGTCATATGGAATTGTGA
- the LOC133518766 gene encoding lipase 3-like, translating into MFLKRRSVFVLLLCLQIVSSVNSGEEATKNKSDSNSTFTKHTRRLKKTKTRSLKLTQNPKANLIALNDKGRFLKSYDIVTCDGYILNIFRTTFEIDEPKHKEFPVVLVPGLYQSSDRFVRQNTEHSLAFILQDLGYDVWLANVRGTKYGRRHLYLESETDESTQFFDYSYDEIGFYDIAVIVDYVLNDTRKEKVHYIGHSLGGTAFLVLNTIKPEFNNKFETAHLMAPIGYQNYFPNTNFTKEVDHFKEIFEDLIKSGKAEIFPPVKDDSKNFSVDECLGDKKYQNICEALKINELMGLEKYSNSKDKTRGGSIKLLAHLAQNIKYKTFNRWDYGEEENMNHYKIKQTPIYNISHITAPTMIVYSLNDEFVSPKDIKDMAKNMVKASTREVKRKDFKHQDFLLAPDVMETVYKDIIEDLRNTGRLHSEGVKELRKEHPNDDDEYEDDPSTIKPDNNGNTMKGPKNNMKLFIPPSVWMTILIWLPRLIIPIVLTLCLMIFFCCVKKFNVNFNVGMRGDKKSAKQRGEERENNSA; encoded by the exons atgtttttaaaaagacgTTCCGTCTTTGTTTTGCTGTTGTGTCTCCAAATTGTTTCATCGGTTAATTCAGGCGAAGAAGCAACGAAAAATAAAAGCGACAGTAATAGTACTTTCACAAAACATACCAGGCGGTTGAAAAAAACAAAGACAAGATCACTTAAATTAACGCAA AATCCAAAGGCAAACCTAATAGCACTCAATGATAAAGGAAGGTTTTTAAAATCATATGATATCGTTACTTGCGATGGTTACATACTGAACATATTCAGGACCACTTTTGAAATTGATGAGCCGAAACATAAAGAATTTCCCGTTGTACTAGTTCCTGGCTTGTACCAATCTTCCGACAGGTTTGTCAGACAAAACACTGAACATTCTCTGG CTTTCATACTCCAAGATCTTGGTTATGATGTATGGCTCGCCAATGTACGTGGCACTAAATATGGCAGACGTCATTTGTACCTTGAATCAGAAACGGATGAAAGTACTCAGTTTTTCGACTACAGTTACGACGAAATTGGTTTCTATGACATCGCTGTAATAGTAGACTATGTTTTAAATGATACCCGTAAAGAAAAGGTGCATTATATTGGTCATTCGTTAGGTGGCACAGCCTTTTTGGTTTTGAATACAATTAAGCccgaatttaataataaatttgaaaCAGCGCACCTAATGGCTCCTATTGGGTATCAGAACTATTTCCCGAATACGAATTTTACGAAGGAAGTCGATCACTTTAAAGaaatattt gaagaCCTTATAAAAAGTGGAAAAGCAGAAATATTTCCCCCTGTGAAGGATGACAGCAAGAACTTCTCAGTAGATGAATGCCTCGGcgacaaaaaatatcaaaatatatgcGAAGCGTTGAAAATTAACGAATTAATG GGACTAGAAAAATATAGCAATTCGAAGGACAAAACGAGGGGCGGCTCTATCAAGCTATTAGCTCATTTAGCTCAAAACATCAAATACAAAACCTTCAACCGATGGGATTACGGTGAGGAAGAAAATATGAATCACTACAAAATCAAGCAAACCCCTATATACAATATAAGTCATATAACTGCTCCAACAATGATAGTTTATTCTTTGAACGATGAGTTCGTGAGTCCTAAAGATATCAAAGATATGGCTAAGAATATGGTTAAGGCTTCAACAAGAGAAGTGAAAAGGAAGGATTTTAAACATCAAGACTTTCTTCTTGCGCCGGATGTCATGGAAACCGTGTACAAGGATATTATAGAAGATCTGAG aaaCACTGGCCGTTTACATTCTGAAGGCGTAAAAGAACTCAGAAAAGAGCATCCTAACGATGATGACGAATACGAAGACGATCCATCGACAATAAAACCAGACAATAATGGGAACACAATGAAAGGACCAAAAAACAATATGAAACTATTTATACCACCTTCAGTGTGGATGACGATACTAATTTGGTTGCCCAGGCTCATAATACCTATTGTTTTGACCTTATGTCTTATGATATTCTTTTGTTGTGTTAAGAAATTCAATGTGAACTTTAACGTGGGAATGAGAGGCGACAAAAAATCTGCAAAACAGAGAGGAGAGGAAAGAGAAAATAACAGCGCATGA